A window of Fusarium falciforme chromosome 1, complete sequence genomic DNA:
CAGTCCTACTTCAAAGACCTCCCCAACACTCTCTCCCCCGACTTTCCCGTCAACGAAACCACCAAGATCGAAGTCCGCGATGAAACTCTCACTCACTCCCTTCGTATCCGCGGTGCAGGCGGTTACCTCGGCTCCTGCAAGGATATCCGGTTCTACATCAGCGACAAGGACATGAACCGCGTGAACCCATCATATATCCATTCGGGCTACTATGAATCTCCTCGTCTCGTAGCTCGATGTCCTGATCTCACGGGTGAGATGAAGTGCAGCTCTCTCGAGCTCGGAGAGTGCATGGTCAACGTCAACGGCGCCCTAGCCCCAGGACCCGGGTAAGTTCCAACAACCTCCAAAGTGCAATGTGTTTCTGACTTTAGCAGTGGA
This region includes:
- a CDS encoding CVNH domain-containing protein, encoding MYFAFLPLLLTALGALAIPITLRDTNSQSYFKDLPNTLSPDFPVNETTKIEVRDETLTHSLRIRGAGGYLGSCKDIRFYISDKDMNRVNPSYIHSGYYESPRLVARCPDLTGEMKCSSLELGECMVNVNGALAPGPGGLWHETCTQCIMSEDGKDLWCHCWSAMKGHLLMSGTTINLDSFIENFDGDLTCNGARGHRGVCPNGPSWDPREH